GATTCCGGGCAATTGTGCCATTTCATTCACTGCTCTCTCGAGTAATTTTGAAGAAAATTCCATGAAGCAAAAGTAGCAAAATAGATGGTTGGATTTATAGAATTTCAGACTACTTAGATTTTAATCGGTTATCAACAATCATTCTTTACAAATAACCGAATGACCAAAGAAACAAATTAACAATTTTCACTATTTTGGCTTCCAATAAAACATGTCTTATGTCACCAACCACCATTCTTATTATCATCGTTATTTATTTTGGTTTACTAATCCTGATTTCCAATTTGGTTAGCAAAAAAAGTGCTGATAATGACACCTTTTTCAAAGCCAATAAAAACTCTAAATGGTATTTGGTGGCCTTCGGAATGATAGGAACTGCGCTGTCGGGCGTGACTTTTATTTCCGTGCCGGGTGAAGTGGGCAACCCCGATTTGCAGTTCAAATATTTTCAGTTTGTATTGGGGAATGCCATTGGTTTTTTAATCATTGCCAAAGTTTTACTGCCCCTTTACTATCGCATGAATCTGACTTCGATTTATGGTTATATCGAGCAACGCCTGGGCGTGATCAGTTATAAAACTGCTGCTACTATTTTCCTGATTAGTCGAACCATTGGCTCCGCTTTTCGCTTGTATTTGGTAGTGATTGTTTTGCAACGGTATGTGTTTGATGCTTTTCAAATTCCGTTTGCTTTAACGGTTTTAATTTCCCTCGGATTAATCTTTGCTTATACCTATCGTGGCGGTTTGAAAACCATTATTATTACCGACACCTTGCAGACTTTCTTCTTGGTTTCTTCGGTATTTCTAACGATTTATTTTATTTGTGACAGCTTGAATTTTGGAGCTTTTCAAGCTTTTGAAGCAGTGAAAAAAAGTAATTATTCTAAAATTTTCTTCTTCGAAGATTATCTGAAAGGCAATTATTTTTGGAAACAAATACTGGGAGGAATCTTTGTAACGATTGCCATGGTTGGACTTGACCAAGACTTAATGCAAAAAAACCTAAGCTGCAAAAACATAGGCGAAGCCCAAAAAAACATGTTCACCTTTACCGGAATATTTGTACTGATTAATATTTTCTTTCTGAGCGTTGGAGCGTTGCTGTATATGTTTGCCGAAAAAAATGGCATAGCCGTTCCAATGGTAGATGGGGTGGCCAGAACCGATTTATTGTTTCCTGAAATTGCATTCAACAACCTG
Above is a genomic segment from Flavobacterium phycosphaerae containing:
- a CDS encoding sodium:solute symporter; amino-acid sequence: MSPTTILIIIVIYFGLLILISNLVSKKSADNDTFFKANKNSKWYLVAFGMIGTALSGVTFISVPGEVGNPDLQFKYFQFVLGNAIGFLIIAKVLLPLYYRMNLTSIYGYIEQRLGVISYKTAATIFLISRTIGSAFRLYLVVIVLQRYVFDAFQIPFALTVLISLGLIFAYTYRGGLKTIIITDTLQTFFLVSSVFLTIYFICDSLNFGAFQAFEAVKKSNYSKIFFFEDYLKGNYFWKQILGGIFVTIAMVGLDQDLMQKNLSCKNIGEAQKNMFTFTGIFVLINIFFLSVGALLYMFAEKNGIAVPMVDGVARTDLLFPEIAFNNLSIVPAVVFLLGLTAATFATTDSALTALTTSFCVDFLGMDKTENQNKPNIVRTRHMVHIGFSFLMFLVIIIFNAVNDASVVKMIFKIASYTYGPLLGLYAFGLFMKSKTVHDKFVPFICLISPAICFFISKYSAELFGDYTFDNELIIVNGLITFIGLLLISKPATENTRY